Genomic segment of bacterium:
ATAAATTTTATAGTTATGAAAATAAATGATAAGATTAAAGAAAGATATCCAGATTCAACTTATAAATTAAAACAATCAATTGGAATTGATACAAGTAAGCTTTTTGTCGCAAGAACTGGAGTAAGAAAATATAATGATTTAGTTTGGGTTGGTAGAGCGGCAAACTATGCCGCTAAGCTCTGTGGTTTGA
This window contains:
- a CDS encoding adenylate/guanylate cyclase domain-containing protein, which gives rise to INFIVMKINDKIKERYPDSTYKLKQSIGIDTSKLFVARTGVRKYNDLVWVGRAANYAAKLCGLTSNVYSVSITNDVFKMLSEDKKFGGTPRRSMWTNEIWLDKGINIFRSSWHWTF